The Halorientalis sp. IM1011 genome window below encodes:
- the cmk gene encoding (d)CMP kinase, giving the protein MLITVSGPAGSGKSTLAAGLADALGYEHVSGGDIFRALADDRGYSLVEFNELAEEDDQIDRDLDRRLRETARESTELVLESRLAGWMAAEYADLRVWLDAPLDVRADRIADREDKPLDEVLEETRARAASEAQRYREYYNIDIEDRSIYDLTVNTARWDADACLSLVLSAAESYDPDPDEGKYPVEGVRYEF; this is encoded by the coding sequence ATGCTGATTACCGTCTCCGGCCCCGCGGGCAGCGGGAAGAGTACGCTCGCCGCGGGACTCGCCGACGCGCTCGGGTACGAGCACGTCAGTGGGGGTGACATCTTCCGCGCGCTCGCCGACGACCGCGGCTACTCGCTGGTCGAGTTCAACGAACTCGCCGAGGAGGACGACCAGATCGACCGCGATCTGGACCGCCGGCTCCGCGAGACCGCCCGTGAGTCGACCGAGCTGGTCCTGGAATCGCGACTCGCCGGCTGGATGGCCGCCGAGTACGCCGACCTCCGGGTCTGGCTCGACGCACCCCTCGACGTGCGAGCCGACCGCATCGCCGACCGGGAGGACAAACCCCTCGACGAGGTGCTCGAAGAGACTCGCGCCCGCGCCGCCAGTGAGGCCCAGCGCTATCGGGAGTACTACAACATCGACATCGAGGACCGCTCGATCTACGATTTAACTGTGAACACCGCCCGCTGGGACGCCGACGCCTGCCTCTCGCTCGTGCTGTCGGCCGCCGAGTCCTACGACCCGGATCCCGACGAGGGTAAATACCCCGTCGAGGGCGTCCGCTACGAGTTCTGA
- a CDS encoding RNA-guided pseudouridylation complex pseudouridine synthase subunit Cbf5: MVDRPGPDDRSVADLLQFGVVNLDKPPGPSAHQVAAWVRDMVADAVPGGIDGVAHAGTLDPKVTGCLPLLLGDATRAAQVFDDAVKEYVAVLELHAQAPVDLESVAAEFEGRIYQKPPRKSAVKRQLRVREIYDLDVLEVEDRRALLRVRCESGTYVRKLCHDLGLALGTGAHMGHLRRASTGQFDDRDLVTLEDLADALAWWTEDGDDGPLREIVQPAEQALEPLPAVTIAPSAAAQVAEGAPVYAPGVIDSALDADDVADRPLAACYTPNGTAICLGRLVGDPDGDSGTVVELERVLV, encoded by the coding sequence ATGGTCGACCGCCCCGGTCCCGACGACCGATCCGTCGCCGACCTGCTCCAGTTCGGCGTCGTCAACCTCGACAAACCGCCCGGCCCCTCCGCCCACCAGGTCGCCGCGTGGGTCCGGGACATGGTCGCCGACGCCGTGCCGGGCGGCATCGACGGCGTCGCCCACGCCGGTACGCTCGACCCCAAGGTCACTGGCTGTCTGCCGCTCCTGCTCGGCGACGCCACCCGCGCCGCCCAGGTGTTCGACGACGCCGTCAAGGAGTACGTCGCCGTCCTCGAACTCCACGCACAGGCCCCCGTCGACCTCGAATCGGTCGCCGCCGAGTTCGAGGGTCGGATCTACCAGAAACCGCCTCGCAAGAGCGCCGTCAAGCGCCAGCTCCGGGTCCGGGAGATTTACGATCTCGACGTGCTGGAGGTGGAGGACCGCCGCGCACTCCTGCGGGTTCGCTGTGAGAGCGGCACGTACGTCCGCAAACTCTGTCACGACCTCGGGCTGGCGCTGGGGACCGGCGCGCACATGGGCCACCTGCGCCGGGCCTCTACTGGCCAGTTCGACGACCGCGACTTGGTGACGCTCGAGGACCTCGCCGACGCGCTGGCGTGGTGGACCGAGGACGGCGACGACGGGCCTTTGCGAGAGATAGTTCAGCCCGCCGAGCAGGCCCTGGAACCGTTACCGGCCGTGACCATCGCTCCCAGTGCCGCCGCACAGGTCGCCGAGGGCGCGCCGGTGTACGCACCGGGCGTGATCGACTCCGCTCTCGACGCCGACGACGTGGCGGATCGACCGCTCGCCGCCTGCTACACCCCGAACGGGACGGCGATCTGTCTCGGTCGGCTGGTGGGTGACCCCGACGGTGATTCGGGGACCGTCGTCGAGTTAGAACGCGTACTGGTCTGA